One region of Bacteroidales bacterium genomic DNA includes:
- a CDS encoding ATP-binding cassette domain-containing protein yields MPEIFRAEHIEKNYGTFRALDDVTISVEEGSIYGLLGPNGAGKTTFIRIVTQITAPDRGEIFFMGRKLTPDDVLHFGYLPEERGLYRKMKVGEQAIYLARLKGLSRTDALKKLKYWFEKFEMQSWWNKKVEELSKGMQQKVQFIVTILHEPKLLIFDEPFSGFDPINQALLKDEILDLQKKGATIFFSTHNMASVEELCDHITLINRSKAILSGEINAIKQQYKANLFEISFRGNPEGLKSSLPSGCSLVSVEPLPAGHKALVQMNRPPSDNELLSALLPAVHIDSFREVLPSMNEIFIRVVENASANQF; encoded by the coding sequence ATGCCTGAAATTTTCCGAGCAGAACACATTGAAAAGAACTATGGCACATTCCGTGCCCTTGACGATGTAACCATTTCCGTTGAAGAAGGGAGTATTTACGGTCTACTTGGCCCCAATGGCGCCGGAAAGACTACCTTCATCCGGATTGTAACCCAGATCACCGCACCCGACCGGGGGGAAATCTTTTTCATGGGGCGCAAACTTACTCCCGACGACGTGTTGCACTTCGGGTATCTGCCGGAAGAACGGGGACTTTACCGTAAAATGAAAGTGGGAGAACAGGCCATCTACCTGGCACGCCTTAAAGGACTTTCCCGAACCGACGCACTGAAAAAACTCAAATACTGGTTCGAAAAATTCGAAATGCAAAGCTGGTGGAACAAAAAGGTTGAGGAATTGTCCAAAGGGATGCAGCAAAAAGTGCAGTTCATCGTTACCATCCTGCACGAACCCAAACTCCTGATTTTCGATGAACCATTCAGCGGCTTTGATCCCATCAACCAGGCTTTGCTGAAAGACGAAATCCTGGACCTTCAGAAAAAAGGGGCCACCATTTTCTTCTCCACCCACAACATGGCTTCAGTAGAAGAATTGTGCGACCATATTACCCTCATCAACAGGTCAAAGGCAATCCTTTCGGGCGAAATCAATGCCATTAAACAGCAATACAAGGCAAATTTGTTTGAGATATCGTTCCGGGGAAACCCCGAAGGCCTTAAATCCTCCCTGCCCTCCGGCTGCTCCCTTGTATCGGTTGAACCACTTCCTGCAGGGCACAAGGCTCTTGTACAAATGAACAGACCGCCAAGCGACAACGAACTGCTCTCAGCCCTTCTGCCGGCGGTGCACATCGATTCGTTCCGCGAAGTCCTTCCGTCCATGAACGAAATCTTTATCCGTGTTGTTGAAAACGCCTCCGCAAATCAGTTTTAA
- a CDS encoding ABC transporter permease, with translation MNKILLILQREFITRVRKRSFIIMTLLGPVLFAAFMIVPIWLATQEDKEVKVIAVADSSHLFVNAIPPGDFITFVYPQNVSMDTLKNQLLRGMYYGILYIPHNIFASENVLLYTVKQPSLSTRMYISNTLKNMLQDAKLIKNNIPPDLIRSIRTSITVGTVRLTEEGKEKRSSSDVASIVGYAGGFLIYFFVFLFGAQVMRGVIEEKTNRIVEVIVSSVKPFQLMMGKILGIALTGLVQFILWVVISLFLYQAAQQMFFPQLSKTATQQALAQNVMEPGAGKNIVETPEKPMNVEENAEAVQMFEALKHVNYPLILGTFIFFFLGGYLLYAAMFAAIGSAVDNETDTQQFMLPITVPLIIAIFVMIKAMNDPDSSVAFWFSIIPFTSPVVMMTRIPFGVPAWQLILSMFLLVSTFIFMTWLAAKIYRTGILIYGKKVNWAELWKWIKYAG, from the coding sequence ATGAACAAAATACTGCTAATCCTTCAGCGCGAGTTTATAACCAGGGTGCGTAAAAGATCGTTTATTATCATGACCCTCCTGGGGCCTGTTTTATTTGCCGCCTTCATGATAGTCCCCATCTGGCTGGCTACCCAGGAAGACAAGGAAGTTAAAGTAATTGCGGTGGCCGACAGCTCCCATTTGTTTGTCAATGCCATTCCTCCCGGCGACTTTATAACTTTTGTATACCCGCAGAACGTTTCAATGGATACACTGAAAAACCAGCTTCTGCGCGGCATGTACTATGGCATTCTGTACATCCCCCATAACATTTTCGCCTCCGAAAATGTTTTGCTGTATACCGTTAAGCAGCCCAGCCTGAGTACCAGGATGTACATTTCCAATACCCTGAAAAACATGCTTCAGGATGCCAAACTCATTAAAAACAACATTCCTCCCGATCTGATCCGCTCCATCCGCACCAGCATTACCGTGGGGACGGTGCGACTTACTGAAGAAGGGAAAGAAAAGCGAAGCAGTTCAGATGTAGCCAGCATCGTAGGATATGCCGGCGGTTTCCTGATCTATTTCTTTGTCTTTCTCTTTGGCGCACAGGTAATGCGCGGGGTGATCGAAGAAAAAACCAACCGCATTGTGGAAGTGATCGTATCGTCGGTTAAGCCCTTCCAGCTTATGATGGGTAAGATCCTCGGCATTGCCCTCACCGGGCTGGTACAATTCATCCTCTGGGTGGTGATTTCTCTCTTCCTTTACCAGGCTGCCCAACAAATGTTCTTTCCCCAGCTTTCAAAGACCGCCACACAGCAGGCACTGGCCCAGAATGTAATGGAACCCGGAGCCGGAAAAAACATTGTAGAAACCCCTGAAAAACCTATGAACGTGGAGGAAAATGCCGAAGCTGTTCAGATGTTTGAGGCACTTAAGCATGTCAATTACCCCCTCATTCTGGGGACCTTTATTTTCTTCTTCCTGGGCGGATATCTGCTCTATGCCGCCATGTTTGCAGCCATCGGTTCGGCCGTGGACAACGAAACCGACACCCAGCAGTTCATGCTTCCAATAACGGTTCCGCTCATCATTGCCATCTTCGTAATGATCAAAGCCATGAACGATCCCGACAGTTCCGTTGCGTTCTGGTTTTCCATTATTCCGTTTACTTCGCCGGTAGTAATGATGACCCGTATTCCTTTCGGAGTACCGGCATGGCAACTCATCCTCTCCATGTTCCTGCTGGTAAGCACCTTTATTTTCATGACCTGGCTTGCCGCGAAAATTTACCGCACCGGTATTCTGATATACGGCAAGAAAGTGAACTGGGCTGAATTGTGGAAATGGATCAAATATGCCGGATGA
- a CDS encoding Ppx/GppA family phosphatase: MMRAAIIDMGTNTFNLLIAESQEGGTFNVLLDRKLPVRLGAGGITQKIITPEAMDRGFRALEEHAATMKEFGLTHAKAFGTSAIRSARNGKAFADQVFQRFGFDVEIISGKREAELIYKGVKHAVQLTEQPVLILDIGGGSNEFIIGDRENIFWKKSYKLGVARLLEEMHPSDPITPEEITKAENLFRMSLRELYKMVPMYAIDTLIGASGSFETFSALLRSEAGSRYATSGGEASMEISLPDYFRLYEQLLRSTAQERSKMPGMEPIRVDYIVLASVFVSFVLREFSIKKLIQSNYALKEGVMAEWMEQSGEN; encoded by the coding sequence ATGATGAGAGCAGCTATCATTGATATGGGAACCAACACCTTCAACCTGCTGATAGCCGAATCGCAGGAAGGAGGAACGTTCAATGTATTGCTCGACCGCAAGCTTCCTGTCCGGCTGGGAGCGGGTGGCATTACACAGAAAATCATTACACCCGAAGCCATGGATCGGGGTTTCAGGGCACTGGAAGAACACGCGGCTACGATGAAAGAATTTGGACTAACCCATGCCAAAGCTTTCGGCACTTCAGCCATCCGTTCAGCCCGGAACGGAAAGGCATTTGCCGATCAGGTTTTCCAGCGTTTCGGCTTCGATGTGGAAATCATCTCCGGAAAAAGGGAGGCTGAACTGATTTACAAAGGCGTGAAACATGCTGTGCAACTTACCGAACAGCCTGTTCTCATCCTCGATATCGGCGGCGGAAGCAATGAATTCATCATCGGCGACAGGGAAAATATTTTCTGGAAGAAAAGCTACAAGCTCGGCGTAGCGCGCCTTCTGGAAGAAATGCATCCGTCCGATCCCATTACCCCTGAAGAAATAACAAAAGCCGAAAACCTCTTCCGGATGAGCCTCAGGGAGCTTTACAAAATGGTTCCCATGTATGCAATTGACACCCTGATCGGAGCTTCCGGCTCTTTTGAAACCTTCAGTGCGCTTCTTCGCTCCGAAGCAGGCAGCAGGTACGCCACTTCTGGGGGTGAAGCATCCATGGAAATTTCCCTGCCTGATTATTTCAGACTGTACGAACAGCTTCTCAGGTCAACCGCCCAGGAACGAAGCAAAATGCCCGGCATGGAGCCCATCCGGGTCGACTATATTGTTCTTGCTTCTGTTTTTGTTTCCTTTGTGCTGAGGGAATTTTCGATTAAGAAACTGATTCAGAGCAACTATGCCCTCAAGGAAGGCGTCATGGCCGAATGGATGGAACAATCTGGTGAAAACTGA
- a CDS encoding sigma-54-dependent Fis family transcriptional regulator has translation MARILVIDDEKSIRSTLKEVLEYENHSVALAADGPEGLELLDKEHFDVVLCDIKMPQMDGIEVLEKIMAGNYDTQVIMISGHGTIDTAVEAIKKGAFDFISKPLDLNRLMITIRNALDKKHLIAETRTLKRKIDKAYEMVGESEAMQKIRELIDRVAPTDARVLITGDNGTGKELVARQLHEKSLRAEGPFVEVNCAAIPSELIESELFGHEKGAFTSAIKQRIGKFEQANGGTLFLDEIGDMSLSAQSKVLRALQENKITRVGSDKDIPVNVRIIAATNKDLATEIREHRFREDLYHRLSVIIIHVPSLNERKEDIPLLAEHFNQLICEEYGIPKKEITPDAIAELQKINWTGNIREFRNVLERLIILCDKTITGKDVISYAQPISK, from the coding sequence ATGGCCCGCATACTTGTTATCGACGACGAAAAAAGCATCCGGAGTACCCTGAAAGAGGTGCTGGAATACGAAAATCATTCGGTGGCACTGGCGGCCGACGGACCCGAAGGCCTCGAACTCCTCGATAAAGAACATTTTGATGTGGTACTCTGCGATATCAAAATGCCCCAGATGGATGGCATTGAGGTACTCGAAAAGATCATGGCCGGAAACTATGACACGCAGGTGATCATGATTTCGGGGCACGGAACCATTGATACTGCCGTGGAAGCCATTAAGAAAGGAGCCTTTGACTTTATTTCCAAGCCCCTTGATCTGAACCGGCTGATGATTACCATCCGCAATGCCCTCGACAAAAAGCACCTCATTGCCGAAACCCGCACGCTAAAACGAAAGATTGACAAGGCCTATGAAATGGTAGGCGAATCGGAAGCCATGCAGAAAATCAGGGAGCTGATTGACAGGGTGGCTCCTACCGACGCCCGGGTGCTGATAACCGGCGACAACGGCACGGGAAAAGAACTGGTAGCCCGCCAGCTGCACGAAAAAAGCCTCCGCGCAGAAGGACCTTTTGTGGAAGTCAACTGCGCCGCCATTCCTTCCGAGCTCATTGAAAGCGAGCTGTTCGGCCATGAAAAGGGAGCATTTACTTCGGCCATCAAACAGCGTATCGGCAAATTTGAGCAGGCAAACGGAGGTACACTTTTCCTTGACGAAATCGGCGACATGAGCCTTTCGGCCCAATCCAAGGTTTTGCGCGCACTGCAGGAAAACAAAATCACCCGGGTAGGAAGCGACAAGGATATCCCCGTCAATGTGCGCATTATTGCCGCCACCAATAAAGACCTGGCCACAGAAATCAGGGAACACCGGTTCCGCGAAGACCTGTACCACCGGCTGAGTGTCATCATTATCCATGTACCTTCCCTGAACGAACGGAAAGAAGACATCCCCCTCCTTGCAGAACATTTCAACCAGCTGATCTGCGAGGAATACGGCATACCGAAAAAGGAAATCACCCCTGACGCCATTGCTGAACTGCAGAAAATCAACTGGACAGGCAACATACGGGAGTTCAGGAACGTGCTGGAACGCCTCATCATTCTTTGCGACAAGACCATTACCGGAAAGGATGTAATCAGTTATGCCCAGCCCATATCAAAATAA
- a CDS encoding Gfo/Idh/MocA family oxidoreductase: MKRRQFISQTAAVAGAAVLPTALSGQVKKNVPPPRLKIACIGTGTQGTRVMLQLLKIPDLLITAVADPVKEDTRYQNWGPYELRSTIRNAIGEPNWDEGVEGCRAGREPARQIVNTWYGKQKDLKYKGCNAYADFRELLEKEKDLDGVVIGAPDHQHAYIAMKAMEKGLHVFCQKPMTNSVYEARLLAETAAKTKVATQVATMNASAESTDKLCEMIWSGAIGPVREVHNWSNRPVWESGFTQLPAEEPVPEGFDWDLWLGRAEWRPFSYKYTHTVFRAWYDFGTGALGDMGCYSFDPVFRALKLTAPETVEAYANTAFGVTNLVPHPVNYVSHPLAMTAHFRFPARAGMPPVDLYWYDGGIKPPKPAELDEDGLGMPNEGLLFVGDYGKILAEFHGGNPRLIPSARNKEFSPPPPVIERSRGHYEDWIDACRGGKPPRARFEVAGPVTETLCLGIIAMRIGKKLRWDPVKMTTGVPEADALIKPYYRSGWEI, from the coding sequence ATGAAACGACGGCAGTTTATTTCGCAGACCGCTGCAGTGGCGGGTGCGGCTGTTTTGCCCACAGCACTGTCAGGGCAGGTAAAAAAGAATGTTCCTCCTCCCAGGCTCAAAATTGCCTGTATTGGAACCGGTACCCAGGGAACCAGAGTCATGCTCCAGCTGCTCAAAATTCCTGATCTTCTTATTACTGCAGTGGCAGACCCGGTGAAAGAAGATACACGCTATCAGAACTGGGGCCCTTACGAATTACGGAGTACCATCCGCAATGCAATCGGCGAGCCCAACTGGGATGAGGGGGTGGAAGGTTGCCGTGCCGGAAGGGAACCGGCAAGGCAGATTGTAAACACCTGGTATGGCAAGCAAAAAGACCTTAAGTACAAGGGGTGCAATGCCTATGCCGATTTCAGGGAACTGCTCGAAAAGGAAAAAGATCTGGACGGAGTAGTAATCGGAGCACCTGATCATCAGCATGCGTATATCGCTATGAAAGCCATGGAAAAAGGGCTGCATGTTTTCTGCCAGAAACCGATGACCAATTCGGTGTATGAAGCTCGTCTGCTGGCCGAAACGGCGGCAAAGACAAAGGTGGCGACGCAGGTGGCAACCATGAATGCATCTGCCGAATCAACTGACAAACTGTGCGAGATGATCTGGAGCGGAGCTATTGGTCCGGTGCGTGAGGTGCATAACTGGTCGAACCGGCCCGTATGGGAATCAGGATTTACCCAGTTGCCGGCCGAAGAACCTGTGCCGGAGGGATTTGACTGGGACCTCTGGCTGGGAAGAGCTGAATGGAGGCCCTTCAGCTATAAATATACCCATACAGTTTTCCGTGCCTGGTACGATTTCGGAACCGGCGCCCTGGGCGACATGGGCTGCTATTCGTTCGACCCGGTATTCCGGGCACTGAAGCTCACTGCCCCTGAAACAGTTGAGGCTTATGCCAATACGGCTTTTGGTGTAACCAACCTCGTACCTCACCCGGTAAACTATGTCAGCCATCCCCTGGCTATGACGGCCCATTTCCGTTTTCCGGCACGTGCTGGCATGCCTCCTGTTGATCTCTACTGGTACGATGGAGGAATAAAACCGCCCAAACCGGCCGAGCTGGATGAAGACGGGCTGGGAATGCCCAATGAAGGCCTCTTGTTTGTTGGCGACTACGGAAAAATCCTGGCCGAATTCCACGGAGGAAATCCCAGGCTGATTCCTTCTGCCCGCAACAAGGAATTTTCTCCGCCACCACCGGTCATTGAACGTTCACGAGGGCATTACGAAGACTGGATTGATGCCTGCAGGGGAGGAAAACCACCGAGAGCACGTTTTGAAGTGGCAGGACCCGTTACCGAAACCCTTTGCCTGGGAATTATTGCCATGCGGATAGGAAAAAAACTGAGATGGGACCCGGTTAAAATGACAACCGGAGTGCCCGAAGCCGACGCCTTGATTAAACCTTATTACCGGAGCGGATGGGAAATTTAA
- a CDS encoding DUF1080 domain-containing protein, translating into MRHLFFPFVLFLLAGILPADAQKADIPEGFVPLFNGKDFTGWKVPQGDNGHWKIINGVIDYDAESEAKGDKNLWTEKSYKDFVLYVDWRIKSTPWKNPRVPIVLPSGLHKRDENGKEIQIVVPDSDSGILLRGQGKSQVNIWCWPIGSGEVYGYRMDETMPPAVRRAVTPRVNADHNIGEWNTFKITLQNDFLTVELNGIPVIEGAYLPGLPASGPIGLQHHGDKVNGEWVSPPALVQFRNIYIREL; encoded by the coding sequence ATGAGACATCTATTTTTTCCTTTTGTTCTTTTTCTGCTGGCCGGCATACTCCCTGCAGATGCTCAGAAAGCAGATATCCCCGAAGGGTTTGTACCCCTTTTCAATGGAAAAGACTTTACCGGCTGGAAGGTTCCTCAGGGCGACAATGGCCACTGGAAAATTATCAACGGAGTGATCGACTATGACGCCGAAAGTGAGGCCAAAGGCGATAAGAACCTGTGGACGGAAAAAAGCTATAAAGATTTCGTGCTCTATGTCGACTGGAGGATCAAATCTACTCCATGGAAAAATCCCCGTGTTCCCATCGTTCTTCCCAGCGGATTGCATAAGCGCGATGAGAATGGCAAGGAGATCCAGATTGTTGTTCCGGATTCAGATTCCGGTATATTGCTCCGCGGACAGGGCAAATCGCAGGTCAACATCTGGTGCTGGCCCATAGGTTCCGGTGAAGTTTACGGATACCGCATGGACGAAACCATGCCTCCTGCAGTGCGAAGGGCAGTCACTCCCAGAGTCAATGCCGATCATAATATTGGTGAATGGAATACCTTCAAAATTACCCTGCAGAATGATTTCCTCACCGTTGAACTGAACGGGATTCCTGTTATTGAGGGGGCCTATCTGCCCGGACTTCCCGCCAGCGGTCCTATCGGACTTCAGCATCATGGCGACAAGGTAAATGGCGAGTGGGTAAGTCCTCCGGCCCTTGTCCAGTTCAGAAATATTTACATACGTGAATTGTAG